The following proteins come from a genomic window of Candidatus Bipolaricaulis sibiricus:
- a CDS encoding Ferric iron ABC transporter, iron-binding protein: MYVRRKWFNLLVAALVVAAVGIAGFAQRLVVYSSVDEANARLILNAFSKATGIAVDFVFLSSGPALARIEAELANPQADVWFGAPLENHVIAKERGFTQPYKTLAVYGVSPEFYDVDGYYHPIYMNPLGIGINTNVLKQIGAPMPESWDDLLNPAFAKMIQYPNPQASGTAYSFITGLIQVYGEDGAFQYLRNLAPNIQTYTQSGTGPSKAVGPGQCAVGIQFTPAFFQFMEQGYPVTVVFPKEGVPYEVASVSILKGAKNLAAAQQLIDWIVSPAGQQTIVDVKTYFYPIRSDVDFGSLQPLSTIRLLPVDSAWAAQNKARLVERWINEVLPY, from the coding sequence ATGTACGTACGGAGGAAGTGGTTCAACCTGTTGGTTGCGGCGCTAGTGGTCGCGGCCGTCGGCATCGCTGGCTTCGCACAGAGGCTCGTGGTCTACTCCAGCGTGGACGAAGCCAATGCGCGCCTCATTCTCAACGCGTTCTCAAAAGCGACAGGCATCGCCGTTGACTTCGTGTTCCTCTCGTCCGGGCCGGCTCTGGCTCGAATCGAGGCCGAACTCGCCAACCCGCAAGCCGACGTCTGGTTCGGGGCACCTCTGGAGAACCATGTCATCGCCAAGGAGCGCGGGTTCACCCAGCCTTACAAGACCCTGGCGGTCTACGGTGTGTCTCCGGAGTTCTACGATGTAGATGGGTACTATCACCCGATCTATATGAACCCCTTGGGCATCGGGATCAACACAAACGTACTCAAACAGATCGGCGCTCCCATGCCGGAGTCGTGGGACGATCTTCTGAACCCCGCGTTCGCAAAGATGATTCAGTATCCGAACCCACAGGCCTCGGGGACGGCCTACAGCTTCATCACGGGTCTCATCCAGGTGTACGGTGAGGATGGAGCTTTCCAGTACCTGCGGAACTTGGCTCCGAACATCCAGACCTACACCCAGAGCGGGACGGGTCCCTCGAAGGCGGTTGGGCCGGGGCAGTGCGCAGTCGGGATCCAGTTCACACCAGCATTCTTCCAGTTCATGGAACAGGGCTACCCAGTAACCGTCGTCTTCCCGAAGGAGGGGGTGCCGTACGAGGTTGCGTCCGTTTCGATCCTGAAGGGCGCAAAGAACCTCGCTGCGGCCCAGCAGCTGATCGACTGGATCGTTTCGCCTGCCGGGCAGCAGACAATCGTGGATGTGAAAACGTACTTCTACCCTATCCGGTCTGACGTGGACTTCGGCAGCCTGCAGCCCCTGTCAACGATCCGCCTGCTTCCGGTCGACAGTGCGTGGGCAGCCCAGAACAAGGCACGGCTAGTGGAGCGCTGGATCAACGAGGTTCTGCCGTACTAG
- a CDS encoding Metal-dependent hydrolase, which produces MSEQAFQTDVFSTAAGELRITFLGHGSLLFTYRGKRIYVDPFSRVANYATLPKADLILITHDHRDHLDPEALADVRTSATRVVCPEHCLERVPGGTPLRNGERRVVQGVAIEAIPAYNILHLRENGHPFHPRGDGNGYVIDFGDLRVLVAGDTENTPELRTLRGIDVAFLPMNLPYTMTPEMVAEVAAAIRPRILYPYHYGATVTSRLVELLKDHPEIEVRIRNLA; this is translated from the coding sequence ATGAGCGAACAGGCCTTCCAGACCGACGTCTTCTCGACAGCAGCGGGGGAGCTGCGGATCACCTTCCTCGGCCACGGCTCCCTGCTGTTCACCTATCGAGGGAAGCGGATCTACGTAGACCCGTTCAGCCGGGTCGCCAATTACGCGACGCTGCCCAAAGCCGACCTCATCCTGATCACCCACGACCACCGCGACCATCTTGATCCCGAGGCGCTGGCGGACGTGCGAACCTCTGCCACGAGAGTCGTCTGCCCCGAGCACTGCCTGGAGCGAGTTCCAGGAGGGACCCCTCTGCGCAACGGAGAACGGCGCGTCGTCCAGGGCGTGGCGATCGAGGCCATCCCGGCATACAACATCCTGCACCTGCGGGAGAACGGCCATCCGTTCCATCCTCGAGGAGATGGCAATGGGTACGTGATCGACTTCGGAGACCTACGCGTGTTGGTCGCGGGTGATACCGAGAACACGCCCGAACTGAGAACCCTGCGGGGTATCGACGTCGCGTTCCTGCCCATGAACCTCCCCTACACGATGACGCCGGAGATGGTGGCCGAGGTCGCCGCGGCGATACGCCCTCGCATCCTCTACCCATACCACTACGGGGCAACCGTCACGTCTCGCCTCGTCGAGCTGCTGAAGGACCACCCTGAGATCGAGGTCCGGATCCGGAACTTGGCCTAA
- a CDS encoding NAD-specific glutamate dehydrogenase: MTPEQARQAQATVERALHGAEVNPYEMFRAQVDLAGEKLGYPADTLEMVKRPERVIEVSLPVRMDDGRIEVFTGYRVQHSSARGPYKGGIRYSLGVTMDEVKALAGWMAWKCAVVDIPLGGGKGGIVCDPTKMSDGELERLTRRYTAMILPLIGPQHDIPAPDVNTNSRIMNWVMDTATALRGEPMYGIVTGKDLAVGGARGRREATGRGVVIVIEELLARLGRRIAGTKVAVQGFGNVGSVAAQLLHEKGARVVGVSDVSGTLYNPNGLDIPALLTHVARSPQRLIAGYAAPGVQALPGPDVLTLDVDVLVPAALEGQITADNAGRIKAQVIVEGANGPTTPEADLILEERGRVVAPDILANAGGVIVSYFEWVQNLQNFYWEEEETNDRLGTLLRRAFQGVWDNAAKHDVSLRTSAFMLGLERIVEAIRLRGVFP; the protein is encoded by the coding sequence ATGACGCCTGAGCAAGCAAGGCAAGCGCAAGCGACAGTCGAGCGGGCTCTGCACGGGGCCGAAGTCAACCCGTACGAGATGTTCCGGGCCCAAGTGGACCTGGCCGGAGAGAAGCTGGGGTACCCGGCGGACACCTTGGAGATGGTGAAACGCCCTGAGCGTGTGATCGAGGTCTCCCTTCCGGTACGGATGGACGATGGCCGGATCGAGGTGTTCACGGGGTACCGTGTCCAGCACTCCTCTGCGCGAGGGCCGTACAAGGGTGGGATTCGCTACAGCCTAGGGGTCACGATGGACGAGGTGAAGGCCCTAGCGGGCTGGATGGCCTGGAAGTGCGCCGTCGTCGACATTCCATTGGGTGGTGGGAAGGGCGGGATCGTCTGTGACCCCACGAAGATGTCCGACGGCGAGTTGGAGCGACTGACCCGGCGCTACACGGCGATGATCCTCCCTCTCATTGGCCCCCAGCACGACATTCCCGCGCCCGATGTGAACACGAACTCCCGGATCATGAACTGGGTGATGGATACAGCGACGGCCCTCCGGGGCGAGCCGATGTACGGCATTGTCACCGGAAAGGATCTGGCCGTTGGTGGGGCGCGCGGTCGACGGGAGGCGACCGGCCGGGGCGTGGTGATCGTGATCGAGGAGCTTCTGGCCCGGCTCGGAAGGCGGATCGCCGGCACCAAGGTCGCCGTGCAAGGGTTCGGCAACGTGGGATCTGTGGCTGCCCAGCTTCTCCACGAGAAGGGGGCGCGGGTCGTGGGTGTGTCCGACGTCTCGGGAACCCTGTACAACCCCAACGGTCTGGACATCCCCGCTCTGCTCACCCACGTGGCGCGTTCACCCCAGAGGCTGATCGCCGGCTACGCCGCGCCCGGCGTGCAGGCTCTTCCTGGGCCTGATGTCCTGACCCTCGACGTGGACGTGCTCGTGCCCGCTGCGCTCGAAGGCCAGATCACCGCAGACAACGCGGGCCGGATCAAGGCTCAGGTCATCGTCGAGGGAGCCAATGGACCCACCACCCCTGAGGCCGACCTCATCCTTGAGGAACGGGGCCGGGTTGTCGCACCCGACATCCTTGCCAACGCGGGTGGCGTCATCGTGTCCTACTTCGAGTGGGTGCAGAACCTGCAGAACTTCTACTGGGAGGAGGAGGAGACCAACGACCGCCTCGGCACCCTCCTTCGCCGTGCATTCCAGGGGGTGTGGGACAACGCGGCAAAGCACGATGTGTCGCTCCGGACCTCGGCGTTCATGCTGGGGTTGGAGCGCATTGTCGAGGCGATCCGGCTGAGGGGGGTGTTCCCGTGA
- a CDS encoding NAD-specific glutamate dehydrogenase, translating to MPAQTSLNPFEIAQRQLDEAAKRLDLDPGLHELLRWPMREFHVRIPVRMDDGSVRVFPGFRVQYNNARGPCKGGIRFHPEETVDTVRALAAWMTWKTAVVDLPLGGGKGGVVCNPKELSARELERLSRAYIRALGHYLGPDVDVPAPDVYTNPQVMAWMLDEYERIVGHSAPGVITGKPLSLGGSAGRGDATARGGMYCTREAGKVLGINLRGASAAVQGYGNAGQFAHALGEELLGLKVVAVSDSQGGIYNPDGLSSKEVIAHKDRTGSVKGFPKARPVTNAELLELDVVVLFPAALENQITAANAGRIKAKIVAELANGPTTPEADEILHKNKVYVIPDFLCNAGGVTVSYFEQVQNAYNFYWDVAEVHQRLDQKMTTAFHAVHKSATEHKVHNRLGAYLVSVQRVAEAVRLRGWA from the coding sequence ATGCCGGCGCAGACAAGCCTCAATCCTTTCGAGATCGCTCAGCGTCAGCTGGACGAGGCAGCGAAGCGACTAGACCTCGATCCAGGACTTCACGAGCTCCTGCGGTGGCCGATGCGGGAGTTCCACGTTCGCATCCCGGTGAGGATGGACGATGGATCGGTGAGGGTCTTCCCCGGGTTCCGCGTTCAGTACAACAACGCCCGTGGACCCTGCAAGGGCGGGATCCGGTTTCACCCCGAGGAGACCGTGGACACGGTGCGCGCCCTGGCGGCATGGATGACGTGGAAGACCGCGGTCGTGGACCTCCCACTGGGCGGCGGGAAAGGAGGGGTCGTCTGCAACCCCAAGGAGCTCTCGGCGCGGGAGCTGGAGCGTCTGTCGCGCGCGTACATCCGCGCGCTGGGGCACTACCTTGGTCCGGATGTGGACGTTCCCGCGCCGGACGTGTACACGAACCCCCAAGTCATGGCGTGGATGCTGGATGAGTACGAGAGGATCGTGGGCCACAGCGCGCCGGGGGTGATCACGGGCAAGCCCCTCTCGTTGGGTGGATCCGCGGGACGGGGGGACGCCACAGCGCGAGGCGGAATGTACTGCACCCGAGAGGCCGGCAAGGTCCTCGGGATCAATCTCCGGGGCGCATCGGCAGCGGTCCAAGGGTACGGCAACGCCGGGCAGTTCGCGCATGCCTTGGGCGAGGAGCTGTTGGGGCTGAAGGTCGTCGCCGTGTCGGACTCCCAGGGGGGGATCTACAACCCGGACGGTCTCTCCTCCAAGGAGGTCATCGCCCACAAGGACCGGACGGGGTCCGTCAAGGGGTTCCCGAAGGCCCGACCCGTGACCAATGCTGAACTCCTGGAGCTTGACGTGGTGGTCCTCTTCCCCGCCGCCCTTGAGAACCAGATCACCGCGGCCAACGCCGGCCGGATCAAGGCGAAGATCGTTGCCGAGTTGGCCAACGGCCCGACCACACCGGAGGCGGACGAGATCCTGCACAAGAACAAGGTGTACGTGATCCCCGACTTCCTGTGCAACGCCGGAGGGGTCACCGTTTCCTACTTCGAGCAGGTTCAGAACGCCTACAACTTCTACTGGGACGTGGCCGAGGTTCACCAACGCCTCGATCAGAAGATGACCACTGCGTTCCACGCCGTGCACAAGTCGGCAACAGAGCACAAGGTCCACAACCGTCTCGGCGCTTACCTTGTCTCGGTGCAGCGGGTGGCCGAAGCGGTACGACTGCGGGGCTGGGCTTAG
- a CDS encoding NADH-ubiquinone oxidoreductase chain E has product MTPPSLDPKGHSSLRALIARYRDRRGVAIPLLADIQRQFGYLPHDVVEEAARALDIPAAELFGVATFYSMFRLKPLGKHVIRLCRGTACHVQGSLRIAEELQRRLGVAEGDTTEDGLFTLQFVACLGCCSLAPVMMVGEDVHGRLTPEKAIKVLDGYREGKG; this is encoded by the coding sequence ATGACCCCACCGTCCCTCGATCCCAAGGGACACTCCTCCCTCCGCGCCCTCATCGCGAGGTACCGCGATCGCCGGGGCGTCGCGATTCCCCTTCTGGCCGATATCCAGCGCCAGTTCGGCTACCTACCGCACGACGTGGTGGAGGAGGCGGCGCGGGCGCTCGACATCCCGGCGGCGGAGCTGTTCGGCGTGGCCACGTTCTACTCCATGTTCCGCCTCAAACCGTTGGGGAAGCACGTGATCCGCCTGTGCCGGGGAACGGCATGCCACGTCCAAGGGTCGTTGCGGATCGCCGAGGAGCTCCAGCGGCGTTTGGGCGTAGCTGAAGGGGACACCACGGAGGACGGCCTGTTCACCCTCCAGTTCGTGGCGTGCCTGGGGTGCTGCAGCCTGGCCCCGGTGATGATGGTCGGGGAGGACGTCCACGGCCGGCTGACCCCGGAGAAAGCGATCAAGGTCCTCGACGGGTACCGGGAGGGGAAGGGGTAG